The Tamandua tetradactyla isolate mTamTet1 chromosome 5, mTamTet1.pri, whole genome shotgun sequence genome window below encodes:
- the LOC143685214 gene encoding LOW QUALITY PROTEIN: zinc finger and SCAN domain-containing protein 9-like (The sequence of the model RefSeq protein was modified relative to this genomic sequence to represent the inferred CDS: inserted 1 base in 1 codon), with amino-acid sequence MNTNAKENLSVDAQALEVWEGFPTVQWEAENHLQRQESKLKLSNPLAREIFRRGFRHLCYQETNGPREALTRXCCQWLRPNVSTKEQILELLVLEQFLTILPEEFQGWVREHCPETRGEAVPLLEDLERELEEPQPEMVAHRHGQEILSKETVPLREQTSLSLRSQSEPQCTYGPAQEPHPIGKTDTLLFSKLVVISQLEGRREPWSKNRGVLRSAYADGVTETENRDLVLRKDYPKTVELPANMCLGQNLGTPHRGPRHKEVGEHKGQKERQWGNSRGEGQHKCDECGKSFSQSSNLIQHQRIHTGERPYECNECGKTFSRSSCLFNHRGIHNIQKRYHCKECGKAFSQNAGLIQHQRIHKGEKPYQCSQCNKSYCQCSFLIKHQRSHTGEQPHQCSECGKSFSRHCNFIRHKKIHVVAELL; translated from the exons atgaatacaaatgcaaaggAGAATTTATCTGTAGATGCTCAAGCTCTTGAGGTGTGGGAAGGGTTTCCGACAGTGCAATGGGAAGCAGAAAATCACCTCCAAAGACAAGAATCCAAACTGAAACTCAGTAATCCGCTAGCAAGGGAAATATTCCGAAGGGGCTTTCGGCACCTCTGCTACCAGGAGACCAATGGACCAAGGGAGGCGCTTACCC TTTGCTGTCAGTGGTTGAGGCCAAACGTGAGCACAAaggaacagattttggagttgcTGGTGCTGGAGCAGTTCCTGACCATCCTGCCTGAGGAGTTCCAGGGCTGGGTGAGGGAGCATTGTCCAGAGACTAGGGGAGAGGCTGTCCCTCTGCTGGAGGATTTGGAGAGAGAACTTGAAGAACCCCAACCTGAG ATGGTAGCCCATAGACATGGACAAGAAATCCTCTCTAAAGAGACAGTGCCTCTAAGAGAGCAGACATCACTGAGCCTTCGGTCCCAGTCCGAGCCCCAGTGTACGTATGGCCCTGCTCAGGAGCCCCACCCTATTGGAAAGACAG ACACACTTCTGTTTTCCAAACTTGTTGTGATTTCCCAGCTGGAAGGTAGAAGAGAACCATGGTCTAAGAACAGAGGAGTTCTAAGAAGTGCCTATGCAG ATGGAGTAACCGAGACTGAGAACAGAGACTTGGTGCTAAGGAAAGACTATCCTAAGACAGTGGAACTACCTGCCAATATGTGTCTTGGACAGAACTTGGGGACACCACATCGGGGCCCTCGACATAAAGAAGTTGGTGAACATAAGGGTCAGAAAGAGAGGCAGTGGGGAAATTCAAGAGGAGAGGGACAACACAAATGTGATGAATGCGGGAAGAGCTTTTCTCAGAGCTCAAATCTCATTCAACATCAAAGAATTCATACAGGAGAAAgaccctatgaatgtaatgagTGTGGGAAAACCTTTAGTAGGAGTTCATGTCTTTTTAATCATCGAGGAATCCACAATATACAAAAACGGTACCActgtaaggaatgtgggaaggcCTTCAGTCAGAATGCAGGTCTCATACAGCATCAGAGAATCCACAAGGGAGAGAAGCCCTATCAGTGCAGCCAGTGCAATAAGAGCTACTGTCAGTGTTCATTTCTCATCAAGCATCAGAGAAGCCACACGGGGGAGCAACCCCACCAGTGCAGTGAatgtggaaaaagcttcagtcGCCACTGCAACTTCATTCGTCATAAGAAGATCCATGTGGTGGCTGAACTGCTCTAA